The Microtus ochrogaster isolate Prairie Vole_2 chromosome 10, MicOch1.0, whole genome shotgun sequence genome contains the following window.
AGGAGGCCCACCTGGGTGCAGGTGGTCTTGCCTGGCACAAGTAGCTGACAGAGGCCCAGAGTGACAGGTAGCCCTGGGTTTGAGGCTTGGAGAGTtgcagccctggggaggtggctgTCATGGCTATCTCTCTGGCTTGTCTGAGGCAGTCCGCCTAGGCCAGCAGCACTGCTTGCGGCCAACTCTTATATTCCACTTGCCAGGAGGGTCCCTGGTCCCCTGCCCCACAGAGATGCCATCGATGTCTCTCTGTGCTCTGGTCATTTGCTTGGAGGCTCGGTCCCCATCTTTCTCCCCAAGTCCATCCTTCAACACCTCTATTTGTGAACTAAGATAGGGAGGTCCTATCTGGATGAGGGTCGTGGGGTTGCCCCAGGTGGAGAGGAGGGCCCTAGTCTGGGGGGGAGGGAGTGACCCACCTGGGGCCTAAGAGTGTGTGGGGTGACTGGAGCCTAGGCTGAGATGTTCTGGGGGCCATTGTCAGGGGTCAGGATGACCTCAACAGCAGGCTGGTTGAGGAGGAGATGGGGGGAGGGTAAGGGTGGGGAGACCCTCAGATCTTTATCTCCGTCCGGAAGGTCTGCTGGACGTGCTCCGTGCGTGGGTGACGCCGTGCCCGGATGGTGAGGCTGCCATCCTCTCGGAGGGCTGAGGTCACTGATGTAGGGTCCACATCCTCTGGTAGTTGGCATTTGTGAGCGAAGGTGTTCACGACTGTGCCATCAGCCGCCAGCTGGGGAAGGGGTGACAGGTCAGGAGTGACCATCCAGCCCTTGTCCCATCATGGATCCTGGTCAGGCACAAATCAAGCCAGAGCCTCCTCTTTGCTCTCTGACCCCAGTTACACCACTGCCAAGGGCTCTGCAGAGGGGCCCAGAGGTTCCGGGGGAACTGAATATAGAATGGGGTTAGGTGGGGCTCCATAAGGGCTGAGCTTCCATAGAAGTAGCTGGAAGACTGGGACTCTTGAGCCATGGGGAGGGGAGATGACACAACTGTGCCCTCTGGATCCCTAGACACCCTGAGTGTCCACCACCAGGGCCACCACCCTCCCCCGCAGCCCAGCTAGCACATAGTGTCCAGCAGTGTCGGCTGGCTGAGTCACCCTGGGACGTGGGGCTGGCACGTGCCGCCAGTGGCCCACAGTCCTCGAACCTCTGGCAGGGCTTCCTAGTGTCCAGCCTGAATTAGGGGAGCTAGCCAGACTTGGGGGGTGGTCAAGGAGGCCTTGGCAAATATCCTCGAAGAATCAGCATGGCCCCAGGGACTGGGGCAGCCACCATCTGTGCTGGCTGTGCCTTCTCAGATGAGCTAGCCACTGAGACTCCGGGTAAAGTAAGTGGGGTCCAGGGTGGGTGTGGCTCTGAGCTTCGTGGCTCCTTTCAGCCTCAGGCCCAGTGTGGGGGTACCAAAACAGGACCCACACTTCTGGCTCTGGGATGAAAGAGGGGTGAAGGTGTGGCGTGAGTGGCTGCCCAGGTGGGCTTGGTCACTgccaccttcctctcccttctgccaAGGAGCTTTCCTTACTCCACCATGGTCTCCCTCACCCAATCATGTCTCAACCACTCCGGCTCCCTTCTGCCCACATCCCAAGATCCCTCTCTCATCTCTGGAGGCTCCCAGGTGCCACGACATGGGCTCCTGAAGATAGGTTCTGTGAACCTTAGGTTGGAGAGAGACATGCAGGTCCCTGACCTATGAGCCCACTGGGAACAGACTGCAGTTTGCCCTGGGGGAAGTACAGACCGGGAAGGAACATGGGTCAGGGTATGAGGTCTCCAAAGGCAGGTGCCAGTAGGGGACACAGAAGCAGCTAGACTAGGCAGAGTCCAGGGGAAGGTGGGAACTCTGGGGTGGAGCAGGGTCCAGACTCACCTTCTCCGCTCGCACCTCGATGTGGTTGTTGGAGGTGGTGACAATAATGTCTTCAGGGGAAAAGTCTCTCATGTCCACGGTAAACTCATAGGCATCCCCGAGGGTCTTGATGTTGCCTTGGCCCCCGGGACGGGCTGTGGGCAGAGCTGCTATAAGCTGGGCACCCAGCAAGCCCTGAACCCCAAACCTGGGTCTCCACTCTTCTCTTGGGGCAATGAGTGGCTCTCCCAGACAATAGCTCCTCTCTTCACTCTTGCAGCTCACCTGGGCGGGGGTGGGAGGGCTGGGAGGGGTGAGCCTCACCCCATTCAACATGTAATCTATGCGTGCAAGTCCCTCCTTTAGCAATTCCATCCAGACCTAGAAGCTCTGAGGGGCCAGCCACCCCTCAGCCCCAGCCAGCCCTCCAGGGTTCCCATCAGGACATGGGCCATGTGAGACTACTGGATTCGTATCTCGCCATTGTCTCCAGGAAGCCCACCTGTGTCACAGACAGATCTGTCTTGGTGGCCAGGTCGCCATGGCAGCCACATGTGGCTGGAACCCATGCAGCAAGCACCTATTCCTGGCAGATGAGTGGCTATAACCCACTCAGCGGTGCCATGGAGCAGACCTTCCCACCTGTGTCTCTCCCCTTCCCGCACTTGCCTGGGAAGGCCAGGGTCTCCGAGTGGGGCCGCATGAAACTGCCAAAATCCTCAGAAAACATGCTCAAAGCCTTCTCCATGGGTGGGTCCTGGGTTGGGAGGGCTCGGGAGGccgaagaagaggaggaggaggaggtggaggaagaatgGAAACTTCTCTCCGCTCTGAAGGCGGAGGAGGTCCGGTGGctcatccacaggcagcagggaccCTGTCTAGGCAGGGGCTGGGCTGGAGAAGCGTGTGGACGCAGGCTTCCAGGGAAGCATGCCGGGGCCCAGATTGCCAGCGCTTTATAAGGCCCGGCCGTCCCTGGGCTCAAGGCCAGCCCCTTGTCTGCTGGCTAAATTTAGGCCTCTTCATGGCCCAGAGGGGCCTGGAAATCTTCTTGGGAGAAATGGCCCTGCTGACAACCTGACACACAAGGGCCGGCTTGGAGGGCTGAGCTCATCGCCTGGCACTCCAAGACCGGAGCTCCAGCCCCAAGGGCCTCTGTAGCGGCCAGGGCAGGGGGTGGGTCCTGCCCTGTGCCTACCCAGGACTTTGTGGTTTGCTGTTTCCCTCCCTAGCCAGGGACCTGACTCTCCTCTTAGACTGATTCTCAGGGCCTGTGGCTCCGTTATCTGACTCCTGAGGAGCGGGCGCGTGCAAGAACCTTGCTGGACTGTTTGTGGGATACTAGCAGCTTCAGAATCAGCTGTCTTTTCAGAAAGGTTGAGACAGCCCAGGTTGGAGTGCATAGATGACCCCTGTCAACTCCCACAGGGACCCCGATTCTATGTCATCGTTCCCCACATCCCTGCTCTCAGAACCTTTAGCGGCAGaatagaagaaagcaggcagctggaggtggggctggagggttGGGCCCAGCTTCAGGGAAGGGGCAGATAGTTCGACAATTATCCTTAAAGATCTAGGAGTCTAGGTTGTTGGCAAGAGTCTGCTCCATCTCAGACTCAGAGGAGTTGTCTGCCTGAGATCATGGTCATAGGAGATCACATCCAGGCAAAGAGAATGCTGGTGGCTCCCAGGGTGTCTCTGGGCACTGCCGTCCCTTCCCAACAAAGCCTCTAGACCAGGAAAATGAGCCTTCCAGGAAGGGAAGGGCTGGGTCTGAGCACGTTAGAATGGCTGGGATTCCACCCCAGATGTGCCTGACCCTTGTGTCCAAGAAGGCCCCTTTCTTTT
Protein-coding sequences here:
- the Hspb7 gene encoding heat shock protein beta-7, which gives rise to MSHRTSSAFRAERSFHSSSTSSSSSSSASRALPTQDPPMEKALSMFSEDFGSFMRPHSETLAFPAALPTARPGGQGNIKTLGDAYEFTVDMRDFSPEDIIVTTSNNHIEVRAEKLAADGTVVNTFAHKCQLPEDVDPTSVTSALREDGSLTIRARRHPRTEHVQQTFRTEIKI